From Rhodococcus sp. B7740, one genomic window encodes:
- a CDS encoding glutathione peroxidase: MMTEVQNIGINTLGGAPTSLDEYAGRAVLVVNVASKCGLTPQYEKLEKLANDYSSRGLSVVGVPCNQFGGQEPGTAEEIETFCSTTYGITFAMTEKVDVNGDNQHPLYAELTKTEDAEGKAGDVQWNFEKFLISPDGVVTNRFRPRTEPDAPEVLAAIDKILPKETMTV; this comes from the coding sequence ATGATGACTGAAGTTCAGAACATCGGCATCAACACGCTGGGCGGTGCGCCCACCTCGCTCGACGAGTACGCCGGACGGGCCGTGCTCGTGGTCAATGTCGCGTCCAAGTGTGGACTGACCCCACAGTACGAAAAGCTCGAGAAGCTCGCCAACGATTACTCCTCTCGTGGCCTGTCGGTCGTCGGAGTGCCCTGCAACCAGTTCGGTGGCCAGGAGCCCGGCACGGCAGAAGAGATCGAAACCTTCTGCTCCACCACCTACGGCATCACGTTCGCGATGACCGAGAAGGTCGACGTCAACGGTGACAATCAGCACCCGTTGTACGCCGAACTGACCAAGACCGAAGACGCCGAAGGCAAGGCCGGAGACGTCCAGTGGAACTTCGAGAAGTTCCTGATCTCGCCCGACGGCGTCGTCACCAACCGTTTCCGTCCGCGCACCGAGCCGGACGCCCCCGAGGTGCTCGCAGCGATCGACAAGATCCTGCCGAAGGAAACGATGACCGTTTAG
- a CDS encoding DUF2334 domain-containing protein: MSGRLIVSVSGIKNDTYEHAAEFARILDGRGVPLSLLVAPRLKDKYRLAADAPTQEWLRARRDGGDAIVLHGYDQAATKRRRSEFSALPRHEARLRLMAADRVMEQTGLRTRVFAAPRWIASPGAVEALPDAGFRTLAALNGIHDLDRDGVVRARVWGIGEGFKAEPWWFKALVLGAGRTARRDGVVRLAISAKQLGRPGPRQAILDAIDLSLHHGAEAGVYEWTPRTKSRVA, encoded by the coding sequence ATGTCTGGACGCCTGATCGTGTCGGTGAGCGGTATCAAGAACGACACCTACGAGCACGCCGCCGAGTTCGCGCGGATCCTCGACGGACGAGGCGTTCCGCTCTCACTGCTCGTCGCGCCTCGGTTGAAGGACAAATACCGTCTCGCAGCGGACGCGCCAACCCAGGAATGGTTGCGGGCGCGACGCGACGGCGGCGACGCGATCGTTCTGCACGGCTACGACCAGGCCGCGACGAAGCGTCGACGCTCCGAGTTCTCCGCACTGCCGCGTCACGAAGCCCGACTTCGACTGATGGCCGCCGACCGCGTCATGGAACAGACCGGCCTGCGCACCCGGGTGTTCGCCGCTCCCCGCTGGATCGCTTCACCCGGTGCCGTGGAAGCACTGCCCGACGCGGGATTTCGAACGTTGGCTGCGCTCAACGGTATTCACGACCTCGACCGGGACGGTGTCGTCCGCGCCCGGGTCTGGGGAATCGGCGAAGGATTCAAAGCCGAACCCTGGTGGTTCAAAGCACTGGTACTCGGCGCAGGCCGCACCGCCCGCCGCGACGGAGTGGTACGCCTGGCCATCAGCGCCAAGCAACTCGGACGACCCGGACCGCGCCAGGCAATCCTCGACGCCATCGACCTCTCCCTGCACCACGGAGCCGAGGCCGGGGTCTACGAATGGACCCCGCGCACCAAATCACGCGTGGCCTAG